TCGGCGAGGTCGACGAGCTCGAGGCCGCGCACCGCCCGCAGCAGGCGCAGCGGCCGGTCGCCGAGGCGCAGCACCCGCAGGGAGTGGCAGGTGGCGTGGTAGGTGACGCGATGGGGGAAGCTGGCGCCGACGTCGACGACCCCGAGCACGTCGACGAGGAGCTCGCTCAGCTCGTGAACCCGGGGCGCGAGCGCCCGCGCGTCGCTCGCCAGGCGCGTGTCGCCCGCGTCCTCGGCGAGGTCGGCGTAGGCGTCGACGACGGTGCCGGCGCAGGAGGCCGAGGGAGCGACGACGGCGTCGAAGGGGGCGAAGGTCGCGACGAAGCGGCGGGCGAGGGCGAGCGCCTCGCGCCGGTAGCCGGAGTTGAGGTGCATCTGCCCGCAGCAGGTCTGGTCGAGCGGGAACACGACGCGCTGGCCGAGGCGCTCGAGGAGGCGCACGACGGCTCGGCCCGTCTCGGGGAACAGGGCGTCGTTGAGGCAGGTCACGAAGAGGGCGATCTCCACGTCGCGCCGGCCCGCCGCTCAGCAGGGACGCGCCACGGCGCGCT
This DNA window, taken from Acidimicrobiales bacterium, encodes the following:
- a CDS encoding (Fe-S)-binding protein gives rise to the protein MEIALFVTCLNDALFPETGRAVVRLLERLGQRVVFPLDQTCCGQMHLNSGYRREALALARRFVATFAPFDAVVAPSASCAGTVVDAYADLAEDAGDTRLASDARALAPRVHELSELLVDVLGVVDVGASFPHRVTYHATCHSLRVLRLGDRPLRLLRAVRGLELVDLAEGDQCCGFGGTFAVKNPDTSVAMGADKLARILETRAEVVCAADNSCLMHLGGVASRLATGVRTMHLAEILASDGTRAGR